A region from the Candidatus Electrothrix scaldis genome encodes:
- a CDS encoding formate--tetrahydrofolate ligase, with the protein MVLDPTKHADWEIAEEAESRMKTVYELGEQLGLEKEELLPHGHYLAKLDYRKILDRLKDKPDGKYVDVTAISPTPLGEGKSTCAMGLVQGLGKRGKSVIGAIRQPSGGPTMNIKGSAAGGGLAQCIPLTPFSLGMTGDINAIMNAHNLGMVALTARMQHECNYTDEQLAQRNLKRLDIHPKKVEFRWIMDYCAQALRNITTGIGGKMDGMTMQSGFNIAVSSEIMAILSIAKDLKDMRERIGKIVVAYDKQDRPITTADLEVDGAMTAWMVDAINPNLMQTLEGQPVVVHAGPFANIAIGQSSVIADRVALKLADYNVTESGFGADIGFEKFWNLKCRYSGLKPNCAVVVATIRALKCHGGAPIPVPGKPMPSEYSGENVGWVEEGCKNLIHHIETVKKAGINPVVCINAFYTDTDNEIAAVRRLSESAGARVALSRHWEHGGDGALEFADAVADACEEENDFKFLYDLDTPLSQRIELIVKEVYGGDGVSYSPEAAAKLKRIEADPEMKEMTTCMVKTHLSLSHDPKLKGTPKGWTLPVQDILTYKGAGFVVPVAGAISLMPGTASDPAYRRIDVDTDTGKVKGVF; encoded by the coding sequence ATGGTTTTGGATCCAACGAAACATGCAGACTGGGAAATCGCCGAAGAGGCGGAAAGCCGGATGAAAACTGTGTACGAGCTGGGTGAACAGCTCGGACTGGAAAAAGAGGAGTTGCTACCGCACGGTCATTATCTGGCCAAACTGGACTACCGCAAGATCCTTGATCGGCTGAAAGACAAGCCAGACGGAAAATATGTTGATGTAACAGCAATTTCCCCAACTCCACTGGGTGAAGGAAAATCCACCTGCGCAATGGGCCTGGTGCAGGGTCTGGGTAAGCGAGGCAAATCCGTTATTGGTGCTATTCGCCAGCCCTCTGGTGGCCCAACCATGAATATCAAAGGTTCTGCTGCTGGTGGTGGTTTGGCCCAGTGTATCCCCCTGACGCCGTTTTCTCTCGGCATGACCGGCGACATTAATGCCATCATGAATGCCCATAACCTGGGTATGGTCGCCTTGACGGCCAGGATGCAGCACGAGTGTAACTACACCGATGAGCAGCTGGCACAGCGTAACCTAAAACGCCTGGATATCCATCCCAAGAAAGTGGAATTTCGATGGATCATGGACTACTGTGCCCAGGCCCTGCGGAACATCACCACAGGTATCGGTGGCAAGATGGACGGCATGACCATGCAGTCCGGCTTTAACATTGCGGTATCTTCCGAGATCATGGCCATCCTCTCTATTGCCAAAGACCTGAAAGATATGCGCGAGCGCATCGGCAAGATCGTGGTGGCTTATGATAAGCAGGACCGCCCGATCACCACTGCTGATCTGGAAGTAGATGGTGCTATGACAGCATGGATGGTCGACGCCATCAACCCCAACCTGATGCAAACCCTGGAAGGTCAGCCGGTTGTTGTCCATGCTGGACCTTTTGCTAATATCGCTATTGGTCAATCTTCTGTTATCGCCGACCGCGTGGCCCTGAAGCTGGCTGACTACAACGTGACTGAGTCTGGTTTTGGTGCAGATATTGGCTTTGAGAAATTTTGGAATCTCAAATGTCGCTATTCTGGCCTCAAGCCAAACTGTGCTGTTGTTGTTGCTACCATCCGGGCACTCAAGTGCCACGGTGGCGCACCGATTCCGGTTCCAGGCAAACCTATGCCTTCTGAGTACTCTGGTGAAAATGTGGGCTGGGTTGAGGAAGGCTGCAAGAACCTCATCCACCATATCGAGACCGTTAAAAAGGCTGGTATCAACCCGGTTGTTTGCATCAACGCCTTTTACACCGATACCGACAACGAGATCGCGGCAGTTCGCCGCCTGTCTGAGTCTGCTGGCGCCCGCGTTGCCCTGTCTCGTCATTGGGAGCACGGCGGTGACGGTGCCCTGGAGTTCGCTGATGCGGTCGCCGATGCCTGTGAGGAAGAGAACGACTTCAAGTTCCTCTACGATCTAGATACCCCACTGTCTCAGCGCATTGAGCTCATCGTTAAAGAGGTTTACGGCGGTGACGGCGTAAGCTACAGCCCAGAAGCAGCTGCCAAGCTGAAGCGTATTGAGGCAGATCCGGAGATGAAGGAGATGACCACATGTATGGTCAAAACCCACCTCTCCCTGTCCCATGATCCCAAACTCAAGGGAACGCCTAAGGGATGGACCCTGCCAGTACAGGACATCCTCACCTACAAGGGTGCAGGTTTTGTTGTGCCGGTGGCTGGTGCTATCAGCCTGATGCCGGGCACAGCCTCTGATCCGGCCTACCGCCGCATTGATGTAGACACCGACACAGGCAAGGTAAAAGGCGTCTTCTAA
- a CDS encoding FAD-dependent thymidylate synthase: protein MKIISPSYAILDKLDQQSLAVRIELCGRICYKSEDRIDRDSAIPFVSKMAEHGHNSVLEMGVVTLEVICADEEQITDFFLLRPRYLHINREANRLLITGSIRSFRELLLFHPENAVIRVSCALINERHPYFFKGVLPQGGLSSDPSISVRKVELDEVDQLPPQSLLKHRHIAVKFIVNRAVTHEIVRHRPCSFLQESQRYCRYSEDKFGNEVSFIKPMFFEEDSPEYTLWKKAMLETEQLYLKLLETSTPQAARTVLPNSCKTELIVYANLKEWQHIFSLRTTKAAEPSMREVMIPLLEDFKRRFPGVFT, encoded by the coding sequence ATGAAAATAATTTCCCCCTCATACGCAATACTTGATAAGCTCGACCAACAGAGCCTTGCCGTCCGCATAGAACTCTGCGGTCGTATCTGTTATAAAAGCGAGGACCGGATCGACCGGGACTCGGCCATACCCTTTGTTTCCAAAATGGCCGAACATGGCCATAATTCTGTGCTGGAGATGGGAGTTGTTACCCTGGAGGTAATCTGCGCTGATGAGGAACAGATCACAGATTTTTTTCTGCTCCGTCCCCGTTACCTGCATATTAATCGAGAAGCAAACAGATTGCTTATCACCGGCAGTATCCGTAGCTTTCGTGAATTGCTGCTCTTTCACCCGGAGAACGCTGTTATCCGAGTCAGCTGCGCTTTGATTAATGAACGTCACCCCTACTTTTTTAAGGGTGTCTTGCCGCAAGGAGGCTTGAGTTCAGATCCATCAATCTCGGTCCGTAAAGTGGAGTTGGACGAAGTGGATCAGCTACCGCCGCAAAGCCTGCTGAAGCACCGTCATATCGCAGTCAAATTTATCGTCAACCGGGCAGTTACCCATGAGATCGTCCGACACCGCCCCTGTTCTTTTCTCCAGGAATCCCAGCGCTACTGCCGGTACAGCGAAGATAAGTTCGGCAATGAGGTCAGCTTTATCAAACCTATGTTTTTTGAAGAAGATAGCCCCGAGTATACTCTCTGGAAAAAGGCCATGCTTGAAACAGAGCAACTCTACCTCAAGCTGCTGGAGACCTCCACACCTCAAGCTGCACGCACAGTGCTCCCCAACTCCTGCAAAACAGAATTAATCGTCTATGCCAATCTCAAGGAATGGCAACACATCTTCAGCCTGCGTACCACCAAAGCGGCGGAGCCTTCCATGCGGGAAGTTATGATTCCCCTGCTGGAGGATTTCAAGAGACGTTTTCCAGGTGTTTTTACCTGA